Sequence from the Prionailurus bengalensis isolate Pbe53 chromosome A3, Fcat_Pben_1.1_paternal_pri, whole genome shotgun sequence genome:
TCCATCCTGCCCGGGGCCATCGGGGGCAGCAAACCTCGTGTCACTACCCCCAACGTGGTCAAGCACATCCGGGACTACAAGCAGGGCGACCCTGGCATCTTTGCCTGGGAGATCCGCGACCGGCTGCTGGCCGACGGCGTTTGCGACAAATACAACGTGCCCTCTGTGAGCTCCATCAGCCGAATCCTGCGCAATAAGATTGGCAGCCTGGGTCAGCCGGGGCCTTACGAGGCGAGCAagcagccgccgccgcagccggCCCTGCCCTACAACCACATCTACCAATACCCCTACCCCAGCCCTGTGTCGCCCACGGGCGCCAAGATGGGCAGCCACCACGGGGTCCCGGGCACAGCAAGCCACGTCAGCATTCCCCGTTCGTGGCCCTCGGCGCACTCGGTCAGCAATATCCTGGGCATCCGAACATTTATGGAGCAAACAGGTCAGTCTCAGCGACCCTCTGTTGCGTTCCTGGAAGGGGCAGAATTGGgagattggggggtggggtgggctggcgGGCATGCGGGTGAAGGATCACACTTGCCATCCTCCTCAGACCGGTTATGGCTCAAGGGAGGGTTCAGGGCTGGCCAGGGAGACTGAGGGTCTTGCGCCTTCTGTGGGAGTCCTCGGACATCTTGAACTTTTTATGACAAATATGGAAAGTATTTCTCAAATGGAAGAGCAATCGCCGACCACAAATTCAGAGGCCTGAAATTGCGCTTTTTCATTCTTGCAAAAAGTATGCAAACTCCTATCACCAGATCTAAGCTAAACAAACCGCAGAGTCAATTCTGCGACCCTTTCCTATATCCCGATATTTTGGGTTCCCTTGCCGTACCCTAGAGGGTTCTGTTCTTCTCAGGCCCAAAGGCTCTTTTGAGTAAAGGCCAAAGGGGGGTTGTCTAGCCGGTCTTGTCAAGTGGCCTAGATCTCCAGCAGGCCCAGTGGCCCTGTAGCTCCTGGAGCTGGGGTCTCCTTTACAAGAGCCCCAGGGCTGCAGGAGCGGGGGTCAGGGGAGAGCCACAAGGATTTGCTCGTTGCCTGCAATTATAACACAGCAAAGTGTTGCTCCTCATTCTCAacaggagtgggagggaggggaaggagggagggaggtttgGGGCAGTCATGGTTGGGGCTCAGGAAGAACTTGTGAGTCTCTTCACACTGTCCTCTTCTCCCAACAGCGGACCAGGGAATGGCGTGCTCTTAGGTGAGCAGACTCAGGAGGGGGGGTAAAAAGCAAAACTCACCTCATCccaagggagaggagggagggacacctGGAAGGAAACTGAAAGCTTAGCCCCAGATGCCTTGGGGTCCCTCCGAGGCCCAGCACAGCTTTGTTTCTCCCGATTCAAACCCAGCCTGGGCCACCTGCTAGGGCCAAAGCTCCCTTGGTAGGATCAGTGGGCGTTTGGCTGGGAGGTGACCTCATCAGGCTTGTGCTCAGATCTGGAGTCTTCTCTTGGTTCCCCATGCACACGAAGTGCTGGAGGAGCAGACATGCATCTGAGAAGCATGTGGTGGCTGTGTTGTTGCCTCTTTTGGGAGATCCGGTAGGTCTCCGGAGGCAGTTCTGTGTCGCCTTCCAGACGCCTGTTCAGACTGAAGAATCCATATAATAGTCATGAGCCTGCTGTGGATGTGAACTTGGACCATTCCGGGTGCCATCTGTGGACAGCGGAAAGGCGCCTCGGCCCAGTGTGCCCAGCCCCTGCCTTACAGGCCGAGTACCCGCCAGAGACTTCCCATTTCGCGGCAAGCGGGTCGAAGTCTGGGAGGAGCGCGGAGCAGGCCGTTCTTCCCTATGCCCTGCTAGGAGTGAAAGCGAAACCCGGTGCCCAGCCGCCCCTCTGCCTCCGATCGCTTTCTGAGCTTTTGAGTATCTCAGGTGTTCCGGAGGACCCTCGGCCAAGTGCTTGTAGGCTTGTGTGGAAACGTCCCGGCCCGAGGGCCGCGCGTGTGCCCAGCGCAGATTGGGATGCCCCTTCTAATCCGTCCTGTGTCCCCGCAGGGGCCCTGGCTGGGAGCGAAGGTGCCGCCTACTCCCCCAAGATGGAAGACTGGGCCGGCGTGAACCGCACGGCCTTCCCGGCCACCCCTGGAGTGAATGGTCTCGAGAAACCTGCCTTGGACGCAGACATTAAATACACTCAGGTAGCCAGGCGGCGCGCGCCGGGGAAGGAGTTGTCTTTAACTGGGGAGCGGGAGGGTcggagggtgggggcagaaagaaagggaagagaactcTTCCCCAGGCCGGCGAACGTGTTGGTGTGTCTGGCTACCCCACCGGCGAGAGTCTGCGCCAcagatttctctcattttctcaatCGCGCTAGTTTGGGGAGGCTGCCTGTCCAGGGGATTGCTTTGCTTTTTGCcaagatacatttattttaaaaagctggaaCCCGGAACACAGATGGTAGAGGACTCCCTTCTAAATCTTGGGTGGTAAATACCATGACCCCCTAACCACTCACTATTATTTATAACAATTTACATGGACATCACTTTGCCAGAGTCCTTACTGGGAAAATTAGCGGCCAGGCTTACCGTGGGGATCCGAGGGGATAGCTGGGGGAAATGAGGATCCCCCCAGCTCAGTAATTGCGCCTGCGGGAGAATACGCGGGGACTGCCTGCTGATGATGGTCTGTCCCTCTCGATCTTCACAGTCGGCCTCTGGCCTCTCTGCGGTAGGCGGTTTCCTCCCGGCCTGCGCCTACCCTGCCTCCAACCAGCACGGCGTGTACAGCGCACCGGCCGGCGGCTACCTCGCCCCCGGCCCGCCTTGGTCGCCCGCGCAGGGCCCCCCGCTGGCGCCCCCCGGGGCCGGCGTCACTGTGCACGGCGGGGAGCTGGCCGCAGCGATGACCTTCAAGCATCCCAGCCGGGAAGGTGAGGGGTGCTGGCAGGGAAGGGGTCGGATGAATGCCCCTAGGGTTAGGAAGGGTGTTGGAGTGTGGGCTGGGTCGTGgtgagagggacggagagagaggcagagagagagaagagagaggagagctgGAGTGGGTCCCAGGCATAAATCTTTACTAAACTTGTAGCTTCTTGGAGCAGATTGATTTTTAACAGGTGTGTATGGTGTATATGCTCTGTCCCTGGAAAGGCAGGTAGAGTTTGAAAGAGGCCTCAGGACTGTCTTTCCTGAAttgtagggagagagaggaagagggtcaGGCTGGCAAACAGGACTCCTAGGTTCCAACCTTGTTTTGTGCCCTTGACCAAGTTATTGTTCCTTTCTGGCTCTCAATTTTTCCATCTGTTGAAGGGTCCAGAAGCACCTTCAGGTTCACCTTTCTGTGGCTTGCAGAGCTTTGTGGACTACAGCTGGATTCTTCCAGGCACCacctattccttttctttttccttccttcttcctttcctccctccctcctttccttccttccttccttccttccttccttccttccttccttccttctttcccctgttctctctttttctctttttcttggtttctctgaTTCATTTCCTTAAACACATGCTTTGGGAATGGAGAGAACATTTCAATCATGTATCCCCAAGTCTAGACTCTTGAATTCTGTGTGATCTGGCATCCTTGTTTCTATGGGAAATGCAGCTGGAAATTCTCCTTCCTCGTCTCCCTCCATAAATCCACTCCGAGAAGTCCACTTAACAGATTTGAGGTATTTAATTGATGGTCAACAGTGAGGGGCATCTTCTTACACTGCCTTCTGGGTGCTATTTTTTCCTATAACTTGGGAAAAGCTCACCTGCTCTTGAGTCTCCTTTTCCTTGTTGGTGAACGGAAGGACTGGACATGCTAATTTCAAACCTTCCTGCATCGAGGTTCTCATCACCAGAATTTTGCAACTTCTACAACCCTAGAAAAGGAAGGAGTTCCCTTCCCAGCAGCGAAGGAGACTGAGCACAAACTTGGAGGGCAGTGTGGGGCAGAGGGATGTTCCAGATTACAAAGGGATCTTTACCATCTGATCTGCCTCACACCTGCCAAGGCAGAAGTCCTTTTTTGTGATGTCCAGGCAAAAAGCTGTATTTCCACGTAGTTTCAGTGAAATCAACAGCATgatctgaaagagagagaaaagattaaGATGTCAACAGTAGCAgtcaaatggaggaaaaaaaaattgctgtttcCACTTCTTTTAGAGCACAACCATGTTGGAGtataaattacaaaaactga
This genomic interval carries:
- the PAX1 gene encoding paired box protein Pax-1 — encoded protein: PAGVFSPSRLLSSGASAEQTYGEVNQLGGVFVNGRPLPNAIRLRIVELAQLGIRPCDISRQLRVSHGCVSKILARYNETGSILPGAIGGSKPRVTTPNVVKHIRDYKQGDPGIFAWEIRDRLLADGVCDKYNVPSVSSISRILRNKIGSLGQPGPYEASKQPPPQPALPYNHIYQYPYPSPVSPTGAKMGSHHGVPGTASHVSIPRSWPSAHSVSNILGIRTFMEQTGALAGSEGAAYSPKMEDWAGVNRTAFPATPGVNGLEKPALDADIKYTQSASGLSAVGGFLPACAYPASNQHGVYSAPAGGYLAPGPPWSPAQGPPLAPPGAGVTVHGGELAAAMTFKHPSREVADRKPPSPGGKAPDGLSGLHGLPIPASTS